One Sphaerisporangium krabiense DNA segment encodes these proteins:
- a CDS encoding Panacea domain-containing protein — protein sequence MAHVNDVAAYILARIGPMTAMKLQKLCYYAYGYHLAWEGRRLFPEQFEAWANGPVSPVLYAEHRDRFELDDGDIAGDPDVLDEGERESVDIVLSNLGDLSAHDLSTMTHREPPWINARTRARVGPLDRCDESIDDEEIYTFFDALVAADGRQA from the coding sequence ATGGCGCATGTCAACGACGTCGCGGCGTACATCCTGGCCAGGATCGGCCCGATGACGGCGATGAAGCTGCAAAAGCTCTGCTACTACGCCTACGGCTATCACCTCGCCTGGGAGGGCCGTCGGCTGTTCCCCGAACAATTCGAGGCGTGGGCGAACGGCCCGGTGTCCCCGGTCTTGTACGCCGAACACCGCGACCGGTTCGAACTCGACGACGGAGATATCGCCGGAGACCCGGACGTGCTCGACGAAGGTGAACGAGAGTCGGTCGACATCGTCCTGTCCAACCTCGGCGACCTGTCGGCGCACGACCTGTCGACCATGACCCATCGCGAGCCCCCCTGGATCAACGCGCGCACACGCGCCCGGGTGGGACCGCTCGACCGGTGTGACGAGTCGATCGACGACGAGGAGATCTACACCTTCTTCGACGC
- a CDS encoding BP74-related protein has product MVPSPATYNPSWSYHYSPATVEFFDFTVEVRDTTTSTSRNVWTRTAAPFFWVTPAAGGVRSR; this is encoded by the coding sequence ATGGTCCCGTCTCCTGCGACGTACAATCCGAGTTGGAGCTACCACTATTCTCCGGCCACGGTCGAATTCTTCGACTTCACCGTCGAAGTTCGCGATACCACCACCTCTACGTCGAGGAACGTCTGGACGAGGACGGCGGCGCCTTTCTTCTGGGTCACACCTGCCGCCGGTGGTGTTCGGAGTCGGTGA
- a CDS encoding TetR/AcrR family transcriptional regulator, which produces MASGEDSALIWTRPEPGSRRPRFTRDQIASTALAIADAEGFAAVSMRRIAADLGAGTMTLYHYVRTKDELVALMDDAIMGKVLIPDDEFPAHWYDALTVIATRTWTVLMRHPWALHSLRQAPVGPNAMRHFEQSLAALAGTDLDPPEKFALLSMVDDYVHGNVLRSAETHSAATPPPDDETAQAALRFAETQYSSGHFPHMQALFGDKDPHQVFPAHNPEARFHHGLTTLLTGAAQKLHLPRPATDAPREQID; this is translated from the coding sequence GTGGCAAGTGGTGAGGATTCAGCGCTGATCTGGACCCGGCCGGAGCCCGGCAGCCGCCGCCCGAGGTTCACCCGTGACCAGATCGCGTCGACCGCGCTGGCGATCGCCGACGCCGAGGGGTTCGCCGCGGTGTCGATGCGCCGAATCGCCGCCGACCTGGGCGCGGGCACCATGACGCTGTACCACTACGTCCGCACCAAGGACGAGCTGGTCGCGCTGATGGACGACGCGATCATGGGCAAGGTGCTGATCCCGGACGACGAGTTCCCGGCCCACTGGTACGACGCCCTCACCGTGATCGCCACCCGCACCTGGACCGTGCTGATGCGCCACCCCTGGGCGCTGCACTCCCTGCGGCAGGCGCCGGTCGGCCCCAACGCCATGCGCCACTTCGAACAATCCCTGGCCGCCCTCGCCGGCACCGACCTGGACCCGCCCGAGAAGTTCGCCCTGCTCTCCATGGTCGACGACTACGTCCACGGCAACGTGCTGCGCTCCGCCGAGACGCACTCGGCAGCCACGCCCCCTCCGGACGACGAAACAGCCCAAGCCGCCCTACGCTTCGCCGAAACCCAGTACTCCAGCGGCCACTTCCCCCACATGCAAGCCCTCTTCGGCGACAAGGACCCCCACCAGGTGTTCCCCGCCCACAACCCCGAAGCCCGCTTCCACCACGGCCTCACCACCCTCCTGACCGGCGCGGCCCAAAAACTGCACCTCCCCCGGCCGGCGACTGACGCTCCGCGCGAACAGATTGACTGA